A window of the Helianthus annuus cultivar XRQ/B chromosome 4, HanXRQr2.0-SUNRISE, whole genome shotgun sequence genome harbors these coding sequences:
- the LOC110931284 gene encoding uncharacterized protein LOC110931284, whose product MDTEVIDPKADSTNLSNVISGSDQMCSTELLGTSIQDVRNKKKALTLTIQSVWRLMQQVECEEKAAEKAKDEADFLLKMDALNQELLEAEETKNMLLRKVHGEKDGLAITMESLYRRVGHKLDVGDKSLDDLNEMRNALQTCLTTAISNKEYANKKKQEKEAALVCKEIHIKKAVDEINRIKQEALENSKMQELLNHHDHVTSVLNGEISDLYESVKMLKLSRDFWSVENFQVVTKKM is encoded by the exons ATGGATACTGAAGTAATTGATCCAAAGGCCGATTCCACTAATTTGAGCAATGTGATATCCGGTTCAGACCAAATGTGCAGCACTGAACTTCTTGGCACTTCCATTCAAGATGTTAGAAATAAAAAG aaagcCCTGACCTTAACAATCCAATCAGTATGGAGGCTTATGCAACAAGTGGAATGTGAAGAAAAAGCTGCAGAAAAAGCAAAAGATGAAGCTGATTTTCTTCTAAAGATGGATGCACTTAACCAGGAGCTTCTAGAAGCAGAAGAAACAAAAAACATG CTTCTTAGAAAAGTGCACGGAGAAAAAGATGGTTTAGCTATTACAATGGAATCGCTTTACAGACGTGTTGGCCATAAGTTGGATGTTGGAGATAAATCTCTTGATGATCTTAATGAG ATGCGTAATGCCCTTCAAACTTGTTTGACAACCGCTATAAGCAATAAAGAGTATGCAAACAAAAAAAAGCAAGAAAAGGAAGCAGCACTTGTTTGCAAAGAAATCCATATAAAAAAGGCGGTTGATGAAATTAATAGAATCAAACAAGAAGCATTGGAGAATTCGAAG ATGCAGGAGCTTCTTAATCACCATGATCATGTAACCAGTGTGTTAAA TGGGGAGATATCTGATTTATATGAAAGTGTGAAGATGCTCAAGCTCTCTAGAGACTTCTGGTCGGTGGAAAATTTTCAAGTCGTTACGAAGAAGATGTGA